One genomic window of Leptospira paudalimensis includes the following:
- the rpsD gene encoding 30S ribosomal protein S4, whose translation MARYRGPVVKLMRREGLNLFLKNSHTLHKEKSSLEKRKYPPGLPPKKKGKVTEYGAQLREKQKVKRAYGVLEKQFRRYFEEASHTPGIPGENLLQFLERRLDNVLYRMGFAVTRRQARNFVAHRHILVNGHRVDICSYRVNVGDKIEIREKFQKSAFIEENIKLAQAINRTASWVSVDYAKFSGEVTSLPTREHIDIPVKEQVIVELYSK comes from the coding sequence GGGCTTAACCTCTTTCTCAAAAATAGTCATACATTACATAAAGAAAAATCTTCCCTTGAAAAGAGAAAGTACCCACCAGGTCTTCCTCCAAAGAAAAAAGGGAAGGTAACAGAATACGGCGCACAGCTACGTGAAAAACAAAAAGTAAAACGCGCTTATGGTGTGTTAGAAAAACAATTCCGTAGATACTTTGAAGAAGCTTCTCACACTCCGGGGATTCCTGGTGAGAACTTACTCCAATTCCTTGAAAGAAGATTGGATAACGTTCTTTATCGTATGGGTTTTGCTGTTACTAGAAGACAAGCTCGTAACTTTGTGGCTCACAGACACATTTTAGTGAATGGCCACCGAGTTGATATTTGTTCTTATCGTGTGAATGTTGGTGATAAAATCGAAATTCGTGAGAAGTTCCAAAAATCCGCGTTTATCGAAGAAAATATCAAACTAGCCCAAGCAATCAATCGTACTGCTTCTTGGGTGAGTGTGGATTATGCCAAGTTCTCAGGAGAAGTGACTTCACTTCCAACAAGAGAGCATATTGATATCCCTGTGAAAGAACAGGTAATCGTAGAGTTGTACTCGAAGTAA